The following are from one region of the Thiocapsa rosea genome:
- the bchO gene encoding alpha/beta fold hydrolase BchO: MADTPRWDIEGRDWPNRTASRFVEAGGLRWHVQQMGAGPTLLMLHGTGAATHSWRAFAPALADRFTVIAPDLPGHGFTGALPSKRMSLPGMAGAVHALLRELDCTPDLVLGHSAGAAILIRMALDGSIHPRGLVSLNGALMPWRGLPAHIFSPAAKLMAANVLVARLFARRAADRRVVERLVASTGSTLEPAGVDLYHRLVRHPSHVGASLAMMANWDLAALAPELSRLEPPLFLVVGEGDLTVSPSEARRVRERLPSAEVLSLPGLGHLAHEERPEEVADLVKGLADRLGLADRRTRAV, from the coding sequence ATGGCCGACACGCCACGCTGGGACATCGAGGGTCGCGACTGGCCGAATCGCACGGCCAGCCGCTTCGTCGAGGCCGGCGGCCTGCGCTGGCACGTCCAGCAGATGGGTGCGGGGCCGACCCTCCTCATGCTCCACGGCACGGGTGCCGCGACCCACTCCTGGCGTGCCTTTGCCCCGGCGCTCGCCGATCGCTTCACCGTCATCGCGCCCGATCTCCCCGGCCACGGGTTCACCGGTGCCTTGCCGTCGAAACGCATGTCCTTGCCCGGCATGGCCGGGGCCGTTCATGCCCTTCTTCGTGAGCTCGACTGCACGCCCGATCTCGTTCTGGGGCACTCGGCGGGTGCGGCGATCCTGATCCGAATGGCGCTGGATGGATCCATCCATCCGCGCGGTCTAGTGAGCCTGAACGGCGCGCTGATGCCCTGGCGCGGACTCCCGGCGCACATCTTCTCGCCCGCGGCCAAGCTGATGGCCGCGAATGTCTTGGTCGCACGTCTCTTCGCCCGGCGCGCTGCCGACCGGCGGGTGGTCGAGCGTCTGGTCGCGAGCACCGGCTCGACCCTGGAGCCGGCGGGCGTCGACCTCTATCACCGCCTCGTCCGTCATCCCTCGCATGTCGGCGCCAGCCTCGCCATGATGGCCAACTGGGATCTGGCCGCGCTGGCGCCCGAGCTGAGCCGTCTCGAGCCGCCGCTCTTTCTGGTCGTCGGCGAAGGCGACCTGACGGTGTCCCCGTCCGAGGCTCGCCGCGTGCGCGAGCGACTCCCGAGCGCCGAGGTGCTCTCCTTGCCGGGTCTGGGGCATCTCGCCCACGAGGAGCGGCCCGAAGA